A part of Terriglobales bacterium genomic DNA contains:
- a CDS encoding lactate 2-monooxygenase — protein sequence MNPAPSQRQSSGLDRELEIYQRGLLGERPAVPVSLSRLEQKAKELLTPEAYDYVAGSAGGEATARANLEAFYRWRIVPRMLRNVSQRDLSIELLGLKLPAPVLLGPVGVQGMVHSEAELASSRAAASLGVPFVLSTVSSRSIEEVAQAMGSATRWFQLYWGKDMELTASMLRRAEKAGYGAVVVTLDTSMLAWRERDLSYPYLPFLLGQGLANYFSDPVFRGHLPKPPEEDPAAAIRLWGALFSNTSLTWQHLRQLREHTQLPIVLKGILHPDDARKALEHGADGIIVSNHGGRQVDGAVASLDALPGVVKAVGDQVPILFDSGIRRGADVIKAIALGARAVLLGRLYIWGLASAGEPGVREVLLNLLADTDLTLGLSGYSSLAELDPAALAPAKD from the coding sequence ATGAACCCTGCACCCTCGCAGCGGCAGTCCAGTGGCCTGGACCGCGAGCTGGAGATCTATCAGCGCGGATTGTTGGGCGAACGCCCGGCAGTCCCCGTCTCGCTCTCCCGCCTGGAACAGAAGGCCAAGGAACTGCTGACGCCCGAAGCCTACGACTACGTGGCGGGCTCCGCCGGCGGCGAGGCGACCGCCCGCGCCAACCTCGAAGCCTTTTACCGCTGGCGCATCGTGCCCCGGATGCTGCGCAACGTCTCGCAGCGCGACTTATCCATCGAGTTGCTCGGTCTGAAGTTGCCCGCCCCGGTGCTGCTTGGCCCCGTCGGGGTGCAGGGGATGGTCCATTCGGAAGCGGAGTTGGCCTCCAGCCGGGCCGCGGCCTCGCTCGGGGTCCCGTTCGTGCTGAGCACCGTCTCCTCGCGCTCCATCGAGGAAGTCGCGCAAGCTATGGGATCCGCTACCCGCTGGTTCCAGCTCTACTGGGGCAAGGACATGGAGCTCACCGCCAGCATGCTGCGGCGCGCGGAAAAAGCCGGCTACGGCGCGGTGGTGGTCACGCTCGACACTTCCATGCTGGCCTGGCGCGAGCGTGACCTCAGTTATCCATACCTGCCGTTCCTGCTGGGACAGGGACTGGCCAACTACTTCAGCGATCCCGTGTTCCGCGGCCATCTGCCCAAGCCTCCGGAGGAGGACCCGGCGGCGGCCATCCGCCTGTGGGGAGCGCTTTTCTCCAACACCAGCCTGACCTGGCAGCACCTTCGTCAGTTGCGCGAGCACACCCAGCTTCCCATCGTGCTGAAGGGTATCCTGCACCCGGACGACGCCCGCAAAGCGCTGGAGCACGGCGCCGACGGCATCATCGTCTCCAACCATGGCGGACGCCAGGTGGACGGTGCGGTGGCGTCACTCGACGCCCTCCCCGGCGTGGTCAAGGCGGTCGGCGACCAGGTGCCCATACTCTTCGACAGTGGGATTCGCCGCGGCGCCGACGTCATCAAGGCCATCGCCCTGGGCGCCCGCGCCGTGCTCCTCGGCCGCCTCTACATCTGGGGACTGGCCTCTGCCGGCGAACCAGGGGTCCGGGAGGTGCTGCTCAACCTGTTGGCCGACACCGACCTGACCTTGGGCTTGAGCGGCTACAGCTCGCTCGCCGAACTGGACCCTGCGGCTCTGGCCCCGGCGAAGGACTAG